In the Persephonella hydrogeniphila genome, one interval contains:
- a CDS encoding HAD family hydrolase — protein MDRQSNSKISGIQTEIETFLFDLDGTLIDSSKDIAIAVNYALKKLGRNPLPEEKIIKHVGYGGKKLIEGILGTEDEELVEEGVKLFSEYYFSNPADYTVLYPYAYELLKKLKESGKKTGIVTNKYEDISRQIIKKLEIEEYIDILVGGDTTPRKKPEPEPVLFAVERLYSKPDISVMIGDSEADIKAGKSAGLKTVLVSYGFGNKEIAMKYKPDFVIESLKEIL, from the coding sequence ATGGATAGACAAAGTAATTCAAAAATATCAGGAATTCAGACTGAGATAGAAACATTCCTGTTTGATCTTGATGGAACACTTATAGATTCCTCAAAGGATATAGCTATTGCTGTTAATTATGCACTTAAAAAATTAGGAAGAAACCCTCTCCCAGAAGAGAAAATAATAAAGCATGTTGGATACGGTGGAAAAAAACTTATTGAAGGTATTTTGGGAACAGAAGATGAAGAACTTGTAGAAGAAGGAGTAAAACTTTTCAGTGAATACTACTTCAGTAATCCTGCCGATTACACCGTTTTATATCCGTACGCCTACGAACTCCTGAAAAAATTGAAAGAGTCCGGTAAAAAAACCGGAATAGTAACAAACAAGTATGAAGATATATCAAGACAGATAATAAAGAAGCTTGAAATAGAAGAGTATATCGATATTCTGGTGGGAGGAGACACAACACCAAGAAAAAAACCAGAGCCTGAGCCTGTCCTTTTTGCCGTTGAAAGATTATACTCAAAACCTGATATATCTGTTATGATAGGAGATAGCGAAGCTGACATAAAGGCTGGAAAAAGTGCCGGTTTAAAAACAGTTCTTGTGAGTTATGGTTTTGGGAATAAAGAGATAGCGATGAAATACAAGCCGGATTTTGTTATAGAGAGTCTCAAGGAGATTCTATAA
- a CDS encoding FtsB family cell division protein, translating to MQYLKEKRFSQDFSDRLKRYIGVDFVLLFLTLLFFLYFVYLLFFGEKNIFRLIQKERYRANLQSQITELKEENKALEEKIHYLKNDRFFIEKKAREDLGLVKEGEEIYIIVDRKSRKPKKEQRWIDKVIQKYQEFRLR from the coding sequence ATGCAATATTTAAAGGAAAAGAGGTTTTCTCAAGATTTCTCAGATAGATTAAAAAGATATATAGGGGTGGACTTTGTCCTCCTCTTTCTCACTCTTCTTTTTTTCCTTTACTTTGTATATCTTCTCTTTTTTGGAGAAAAAAATATATTTAGATTAATACAGAAAGAAAGATACAGGGCAAATTTACAGTCACAGATAACGGAACTAAAAGAGGAGAATAAGGCTTTAGAAGAAAAAATCCATTATCTTAAAAACGATAGATTTTTTATAGAAAAAAAAGCAAGAGAAGATTTAGGTCTTGTTAAAGAAGGAGAGGAGATATACATTATCGTTGACAGGAAAAGCAGAAAACCAAAAAAAGAGCAGAGATGGATAGACAAAGTAATTCAAAAATATCAGGAATTCAGACTGAGATAG
- the eno gene encoding phosphopyruvate hydratase, translating into MSVIVDVRGREVLDSRGNPTVEAEVVLESGIVGRAIVPSGASTGETEAVELRDGDINRYHGKGVLKAVENINEKIADAIIGLESTEQVEIDRTMIELDGTENKSNLGANAILAVSLAVARASAMELEIPLYRYIGGTNAKVLPVPLMNVINGGVHADNNLDFQEFMIVPVFGGKDPENQRFSEALRCGVEVFHTLKKVLKEKGHSTNVGDEGGFAPNLNSTKEALDILMEAIKKAGYEPGEDVLLAIDAASTEFYDKEKGVYRFEGEELSSDDLILIYEEIEGTYPLISLEDGMAEDDIEGWKKLTRALGSKIQLVGDDLFTTNPKLIKKGIEEGLANSVLIKLNQIGSLTETLDAIELAKTASYTNVISHRSGESEDTFIADLAVGVNAGQIKTGSASRTDRIAKYNQLLRIEEELGDNAIFKGKEVFSRFLR; encoded by the coding sequence ATGTCAGTAATCGTCGATGTTAGAGGAAGAGAAGTTTTAGATTCAAGGGGTAATCCTACTGTTGAAGCAGAAGTTGTTTTAGAGAGTGGTATTGTAGGTAGAGCCATTGTTCCAAGTGGTGCATCTACCGGTGAAACAGAAGCTGTGGAGCTTAGAGATGGTGATATAAACAGATACCATGGAAAGGGTGTATTAAAGGCTGTTGAAAACATTAATGAAAAGATAGCAGATGCTATTATAGGTTTAGAATCTACAGAACAGGTTGAGATAGACAGGACTATGATAGAGCTTGATGGTACAGAAAATAAATCAAATTTAGGGGCAAATGCAATACTTGCTGTCTCTCTTGCTGTTGCAAGGGCATCTGCGATGGAGTTGGAGATACCTCTTTACAGATATATAGGAGGAACGAATGCAAAAGTTCTTCCAGTTCCTCTAATGAATGTTATAAATGGTGGAGTTCATGCAGATAACAACCTTGATTTTCAGGAGTTTATGATAGTACCTGTTTTTGGCGGAAAAGATCCTGAAAATCAGAGATTCAGTGAGGCTCTCAGATGTGGTGTTGAAGTGTTCCATACTTTGAAAAAAGTTTTAAAAGAGAAAGGACACTCAACTAATGTAGGAGATGAAGGAGGCTTTGCACCTAATCTCAATTCTACAAAAGAAGCCCTTGATATACTGATGGAAGCTATAAAAAAAGCAGGATATGAACCGGGAGAGGATGTTCTTCTTGCTATAGATGCTGCATCAACAGAGTTTTATGATAAAGAAAAAGGTGTTTACAGATTTGAAGGTGAAGAACTTAGTTCCGATGATTTAATTCTTATATACGAAGAGATAGAAGGAACTTATCCTTTAATATCACTTGAAGATGGTATGGCAGAAGATGATATAGAAGGATGGAAGAAACTTACCAGAGCTCTTGGGAGCAAAATACAGCTCGTAGGGGATGATCTATTTACAACAAATCCAAAGCTCATAAAAAAAGGAATAGAGGAAGGTCTGGCAAACTCAGTACTGATAAAATTAAACCAGATAGGTAGTTTAACCGAAACATTAGATGCTATTGAACTGGCAAAAACAGCAAGTTATACAAATGTTATCTCCCATAGATCAGGGGAGAGTGAAGATACTTTTATAGCAGACCTTGCTGTTGGTGTTAATGCAGGGCAGATAAAAACAGGTTCTGCTTCGAGAACAGACAGGATAGCTAAGTATAACCAGCTGTTAAGAATAGAGGAAGAATTAGGAGATAATGCAATATTTAAAGGAAAAGAGGTTTTCTCAAGATTTCTCAGATAG
- the accC gene encoding acetyl-CoA carboxylase biotin carboxylase subunit, translating into MRKRKIKKVLVANRGEVATRIIRACKELGIRTVAIYSEADHNGIWVKKADESYMIPGDPVKAYLNFYKIVDLARQTRCNAIHPGYGFLSENADFARYCQKRGIIFIGPKPEHIELFGDKIKSKIAMREVGVPVLPGTDEPITDLEEAKKVAREIGFPVIIKAAYGGGGRGMRIVEKESDFEDLFRSATSEAKKFFGKGDVFIEKYVKNPRHIEIQVMADKYGNVIHLGERDCSIQRRHQKIVEIAPSPRLSEEVRRELYRVAVKSMFKLGYESVGTLEFLVDENDNFYFIEMNTRLQVEHTVTETVTGVDLVQRMIDIAEGAKLPFLQEDIHFRGYAIEFRINAEDPEKGFAPSPGRITSYYSPGGPGVRIDAAVYKDYIIPPYYDSMIAKLTVWALDWEKTVNRAKRALDEFQVRGVPTNLPLLRQIVRDKDFMAGKFDTGYIDKKLPKFKLKPEEGDPEDLATVIAAAIAAYHRL; encoded by the coding sequence ATGAGAAAAAGAAAGATCAAAAAGGTTCTTGTCGCAAATAGGGGAGAAGTAGCTACAAGAATAATAAGAGCTTGTAAAGAGCTTGGTATAAGAACTGTTGCAATATATTCAGAGGCGGATCATAACGGTATATGGGTTAAAAAGGCAGATGAGTCCTATATGATTCCCGGAGATCCTGTAAAGGCATACCTGAACTTTTATAAAATTGTTGATCTTGCAAGACAGACAAGGTGTAATGCTATTCATCCCGGATACGGATTTCTGTCTGAAAATGCAGATTTTGCAAGGTACTGTCAAAAAAGAGGAATCATATTCATAGGACCAAAGCCAGAGCATATAGAGCTTTTTGGGGATAAGATAAAATCAAAAATTGCCATGAGGGAAGTAGGTGTACCTGTTTTACCGGGCACAGATGAACCTATAACAGATCTGGAAGAAGCAAAAAAAGTAGCCAGAGAGATAGGATTCCCAGTTATTATTAAAGCTGCCTATGGTGGCGGCGGAAGGGGAATGAGAATTGTTGAAAAAGAGAGTGATTTTGAAGACCTGTTCAGGTCTGCTACAAGTGAGGCAAAAAAATTTTTTGGTAAAGGTGATGTATTTATAGAAAAATACGTGAAAAATCCGAGACATATAGAAATACAGGTAATGGCTGACAAATACGGAAATGTTATACATCTTGGAGAAAGGGACTGTTCTATACAGAGAAGACATCAAAAGATAGTCGAGATAGCTCCATCTCCAAGACTGAGTGAAGAGGTAAGGAGGGAGCTCTACAGGGTTGCGGTTAAGTCTATGTTTAAGTTGGGTTACGAAAGTGTAGGAACTCTGGAATTCCTTGTTGATGAAAATGATAATTTTTATTTTATAGAGATGAATACAAGACTTCAGGTTGAACACACAGTCACAGAAACGGTAACTGGAGTTGATCTTGTACAGAGAATGATAGATATAGCAGAAGGGGCAAAACTACCTTTCCTACAGGAAGATATTCATTTTAGAGGATACGCTATAGAGTTCAGGATAAATGCTGAAGACCCTGAAAAAGGATTTGCTCCTTCTCCTGGAAGAATTACATCATATTACTCCCCTGGAGGACCGGGAGTAAGAATAGATGCTGCTGTTTACAAAGACTACATAATCCCTCCGTATTACGACTCAATGATTGCCAAGCTTACTGTATGGGCTCTTGATTGGGAGAAAACTGTTAACAGAGCAAAAAGAGCACTTGACGAGTTTCAGGTAAGGGGAGTACCTACAAATCTACCCCTTCTGAGGCAGATAGTAAGAGATAAAGATTTTATGGCAGGAAAGTTTGATACAGGATACATTGATAAAAAACTTCCGAAGTTCAAACTAAAGCCGGAAGAGGGAGATCCTGAAGATCTTGCTACAGTTATTGCAGCTGCTATCGCTGCTTACCACAGACTATAA